TGTCGGTGTCGGTGTCGGTGTCGGTGTCGGTGTCGGTGTCGGTGTCGGTGTCGGTGTCGGTGTCGGTGTCGGTGTCGGTGTCGGTGTCGGTGTCGGTGTCGGTGTCGGTGTCCGGTCGACTAGGTAACGAGCGACTGCGAAATGACCAACCGTTCCATTCGAGGAACTGCCCGCTACGACGATCTTTCCGTCACTTGGTTGTATAACCATGCTATTGCCGTAGTCATCGCTACCGCTGAAATCCGTAATCACTTTTCCAGTGCTGCTAAAAGTGGTGTCCAGAGTGCCATCCGAGTTATAGCAGACAACTAGGAAGTTAGAGTTATAGGTGGAGGATCTGGAAATTCCTGCGACGTAAATCTTCCCGTCTACAGGCTGAATAGCAACGCTGGAACCAAAGTCGTTACTAATGTTTGTCGTTAATATACCCGTGCCATTGAAGGTAGTATCCAAGGTTCCATTCGGATTGTAGCGAGCCAAGACGACATCAAAATCGTTACCGTTATAAGCATACCCCGCAACGACGATTTTGCCGTCGGCAGGCTGAATGACCACGCTGGAACTACTGTCGTCGCTGCCAATGGAGGTGCTGACTTTACCTGTGTCATTAAAAGTGGTGTCGAGCGACCCGTCCGGATTGTAGCGCGCAAGGAAGATAACATGGCCCGAATAGCCGCCATTGGAGGAGTATCCTACGGCAACTATTTTGCCATCGGTAGGCTGGAGAGCCATGCCATAGATACTCCCATTGTTTACCGGAGTGGTTACTTTGCCAGTGCTATTAAAAGTGGGGTCGAGCGTGCCGTCAGGATTGTAGCGTATCAAGGCAAAATCATTAAAAGTGCCAGAGAACGAATGGCCACCAACTAAAATTTTGCCGTCCGCAGGCTGGATCACAACACTGTTGACTTGGTCGTTACCGCCGCCGATGTCAGTGATGACTTTG
This DNA window, taken from Chthoniobacterales bacterium, encodes the following:
- a CDS encoding delta-60 repeat domain-containing protein — its product is MQTVSIAKSYRQASFHVSDIHSLVRSRLRKLTLHTNSARLGAALLFTVCRVLHAASGDLDTAFGGTGKVVTDSGMSIGSGSYKGVAIQSVDSKIVAAGDAYNGHGNDFSVTRYNADGTLDATFNGNGRVNTPIFTTSNDTFVGGIALQTGDAKIVVAGTTYTSTSGDFVVVRYNPNGTLDTTFNVVGKVITDIGGGNDQVNSVVIQPADGKILVGGHSFSGTFNDFALIRYNPDGTLDPTFNSTGKVTTPVNNGSIYGMALQPTDGKIVAVGYSSNGGYSGHVIFLARYNPDGSLDTTFNDTGKVSTSIGSDDSSSSVVIQPADGKIVVAGYAYNGNDFDVVLARYNPNGTLDTTFNGTGILTTNISNDFGSSVAIQPVDGKIYVAGISRSSTYNSNFLVVCYNSDGTLDTTFSSTGKVITDFSGSDDYGNSMVIQPSDGKIVVAGSSSNGTVGHFAVARYLVDRTPTPTPTPTPTPTPTPTPTPTPTPTPTPTPTPTPTPT